One stretch of Zingiber officinale cultivar Zhangliang chromosome 6B, Zo_v1.1, whole genome shotgun sequence DNA includes these proteins:
- the LOC121992683 gene encoding rab9 effector protein with kelch motifs-like, translated as MEVVKRRKATWLYPKLAGYSPPERWGHSACFFDGVVYVFGGCCGGMHFSDVLALNLETMSWSSIATTGQKPGSRDSHSVALVGHKMVVLGGTNGTKKVNDLHMLDLKTKEWSKPTCLGAPPSPRESHTATVIGDEKLLIFGGSGEGEANYLNDVFLLDLKNMTWSSPAIKGEPPAPRDSHTATSIGNKIVVYGGDCGDHFHGEVDVLDIDTMTWSRLEVKGSTPGVRAGHAAVSIGTKAYIIGGVGDKQYYSDVWVLDTISSSWAQLDILGDQQPQGRFSHSAVDINADIAIFGGCGEDERPLNELIILQSGSEHSNGRYNVSMCKIFGNHWIQEKRKFLRTNLVQSNLVSKNGLSSRGSTEVEPRNPLVCGLENMDAKRRKSTDAKVLEVELEQEEHSLSLSQHSSPSQSDQEQNIQKLPTAATDSLPPRLVTHLNPYNPTETVKIIHTRYLAGDEALRQPVTKQFLRTSLPLPRQEASMLGAQQKYQLRPFFAPLSLQIGAEVRGTVDGAFDSGYLMTANVNGQLFRGVLFAPVPVVAAPRPAINSQGMACSATVFQHPSTPHVVPIHARPPRQASACGLSDCGVAAKQAQQVKVARTQPVKMANDLQDVVLTLGGPGNGVS; from the exons ATGGAGGTGGTGAAGAGGAGGAAGGCTACGTGGCTCTATCCAAAGCTCGCCGGGTATAGCCCTCCTGAGAGATGGGGGCACTCTGCTTGCTTCTTTGATGGAGTTGTTTACGTCTTCGGA GGATGCTGTGGAGGAATGCACTTCAGCGATGTCCTTGCTCTGAATCTGGAAACCATGTCCTGGAGTTCCATTGCTACCACAGGCCAGAAGCCTGGAAGTCGAGACAGTCACAGTGTTGCGCTTGTAGGGCACAAGATGGTTGTGTTAGGGGGTACCAATGGGACGAAGAAGGTCAATGATCTGCACATGCTAGATCTGAAGACCAAAGAGTGGAGTAAACCGACTTGCCTTGGTGCTCCGCCATCGCCTCGCGAAAGCCACACGGCCACTGTCATCGGAGATGAGAAACTTCTGATATTCGGTGGCAGTGGTGAAGGAGAAGCAAATTACTTGAATGATGTTTTCCTACTTGATCTAAAGAACATGACATGGTCTTCTCCAGCAATCAAAGGAGAACCGCCCGCACCAAGGGATAGCCACACTGCAACTTCCATCGGAAATAAGATTGTTGTATATGGAGGTGATTGCGGCGATCACTTTCACGGTGAAGTCGATGTGCTTGACATAGATACGATGACTTGGTCGAGG TTGGAAGTTAAAGGATCAACTCCGGGAGTCAGAGCTGGTCATGCTGCTGTGAGCATAGGGACCAAG GCATACATCATTGGTGGAGTCGGCGATAAACAATATTATAGCGATGTTTGGGTTCTCGATACGATATCTAGCTCTTGGGCTCAGCTTGACATCCTTGGTGATCAGCAACCACAAGGAAGATTTTCTCATTCTGCTGTAGACATCAATGCTGATATTGCGATATTCGGAGG TTGCGGGGAGGACGAACGGCCGTTGAATGAGCTGATCATTTTGCAATCTGGATCTGAACATTCAAATGGCCGTTATAATGTTTCTATGTGCAAAATCTTTGGCAATCATTGGATTCAAGAAAAGCGCAAGTTCTTAAGAACCAATCTTGTG CAAAGCAATCTGGTTTCGAAGAACGGGCTATCGAGTCGTGGATCAACTGAAGTAGAGCCAAGAAATCCACTAGTCTGTGGCTTGG AGAATATGGATGCCAAAAGGAGGAAATCTACTGATGCCAAAGTACTTGAGGTCGAACTAGAGCAAGAAGAGCATTCTCTGTCTCTCTCACAACATTCTTCTCCGTCGCAATCTGATCAAGAACAGAACATCCAGAAACTACCAACTGCTGCCACCGATTCCTTGCCCCCTCGATTGGTCACTCACCTGAACCCATACAATCCAACAGAGACTGTAAAGATCATTCACACACGATACTTGGCCGGCGACGAGGCTCTGAGGCAGCCAGTGACAAAACAGTTCCTCCGAACATCTCTGCCTCTGCCAAGGCAAGAGGCTTCAATGCTAGGAGCACAACAAAAATATCAACTAAGGCCCTTTTTTGCCCCCCTG AGCCTACAGATCGGGGCTGAAGTTCGGGGAACTGTCGACGGAGCTTTCGATTCTGGGTACCTCATGACTGCAAATGTCAACGGCCAGCTTTTCAGAGGAGTATTGTTTGCTCCG GTTCCAGTTGTTGCTGCCCCAAGACCTGCAATAAACTCACAGGGAATGGCTTGCTCCGCCACTGTGTTCCAGCATCCTTCAACTCCACATGTCGTTCCCATCCACGCGAGGCCGCCAAGACAAGCATCTGCTTGCGGCTTGTCGGATTGTGGTGTTGCGGCGAAGCAAGCTCAGCAAGTGAAGGTGGCTAGAACTCAGCCAGTGAAGATGGCAAATGATTTGCAAGATGTAGTCCTCACGTTGGGAGGACCAGGCAACGGTGTCTCATGA